A genomic region of Phenylobacterium parvum contains the following coding sequences:
- a CDS encoding helix-turn-helix domain-containing protein gives MPVRFHLDRLLVERRMSLVELADRTGLSAANLAILKAGDAQALRFSTLEALCRELACQPGDILTWEP, from the coding sequence ATGCCCGTCCGGTTCCACCTCGACCGACTGCTCGTGGAGCGCCGCATGTCCCTCGTCGAACTGGCCGACCGGACGGGCCTTTCCGCCGCCAACCTGGCCATCCTCAAGGCGGGTGACGCCCAGGCCCTGAGGTTCTCGACCCTCGAGGCCCTTTGCCGGGAACTGGCCTGCCAGCCCGGCGACATCCTGACCTGGGAGCCCTGA
- a CDS encoding YifB family Mg chelatase-like AAA ATPase, with protein sequence MAARVTTLAFLGVEARPVEVEVQLTAGEQKFVLVGLGDKAVAESRERVRAAFAGLGLAMPGRRIICNLAPADLPKEGSHYDLPIALAVMAAMGVIPPDALEGWAAMGELSLDGRITASAGALPAAVAAGGLGLGLICPEASGPEAAWAGSTPVLAPPSLVALVNHFRGTQALSPPEPGALTEGAPAPDLSEVRGQETARRALEIAAAGGHNLLLTGPPGAGKSMMAARLPGLLPPLSAAELLETSMVHSVAGLIARGELTRARPFRAPHHSATMAALTGGGARIRPGEASLAHNGVLFLDELPEFSAQALDSLRQPLETGEITVARAAGHVRYPARFQLVAAQNPCKCGKGGEGRGACGRAPRCQVDYRARVSGPFLDRIDLQVEVPAVRAADLALPAAAEGSAVVAARVEAAREIQVRRAAEAGRPETEAANARASGDWLQAIADPEPEARALLTRAADAAGLTARGWSRVLRLARTLADLDAEPVVARRHVAEALAYRGVGAGA encoded by the coding sequence ATGGCCGCCCGCGTCACCACCCTGGCCTTCCTGGGCGTCGAGGCCCGACCCGTCGAGGTCGAGGTCCAGCTGACCGCCGGCGAGCAGAAGTTCGTCCTGGTGGGACTGGGCGACAAGGCCGTGGCCGAGAGCCGCGAGCGCGTGCGGGCCGCCTTCGCCGGCCTAGGCCTGGCCATGCCGGGCCGCCGGATCATCTGCAACCTGGCCCCCGCCGACCTGCCCAAGGAGGGCAGCCACTATGACCTGCCCATCGCCCTGGCCGTGATGGCGGCCATGGGGGTGATCCCGCCCGACGCCCTGGAGGGCTGGGCGGCCATGGGCGAGTTGTCCCTCGACGGGCGGATCACCGCCTCGGCCGGCGCCCTGCCGGCGGCGGTGGCGGCGGGCGGCCTCGGGCTGGGCCTGATCTGCCCCGAGGCCAGCGGGCCGGAAGCCGCATGGGCGGGATCGACCCCGGTGCTGGCGCCGCCCAGCCTGGTGGCCCTGGTCAACCACTTCCGCGGAACCCAGGCGCTCTCGCCCCCGGAACCGGGCGCCCTGACCGAAGGCGCGCCCGCCCCCGACCTGAGCGAGGTGCGCGGCCAGGAGACCGCCCGGCGGGCCCTGGAGATCGCCGCCGCCGGGGGCCACAACCTGCTGCTGACCGGGCCGCCCGGGGCGGGCAAGTCGATGATGGCCGCCCGCCTGCCCGGCCTGTTGCCGCCCCTGTCCGCCGCCGAGCTGCTCGAGACCTCCATGGTCCACTCGGTGGCCGGCCTGATCGCCCGGGGCGAGCTGACCCGGGCCCGGCCCTTCCGCGCGCCGCACCACTCGGCGACCATGGCGGCCCTGACCGGCGGCGGCGCGCGCATCCGCCCGGGGGAGGCCTCCCTGGCGCACAATGGCGTGCTGTTCCTGGACGAGTTGCCGGAGTTCAGCGCCCAGGCCCTGGACTCCCTGCGCCAGCCTCTTGAGACCGGCGAGATCACCGTCGCCCGGGCCGCCGGGCACGTGCGCTATCCGGCCCGGTTCCAGCTGGTCGCCGCCCAGAACCCCTGCAAGTGCGGCAAGGGGGGCGAGGGTCGGGGCGCCTGCGGCCGGGCGCCGCGCTGCCAGGTCGACTACCGGGCGCGGGTGTCGGGGCCCTTCCTGGACCGCATCGACCTGCAGGTGGAGGTTCCCGCCGTCCGCGCCGCCGACCTCGCCCTGCCCGCCGCCGCCGAGGGCTCAGCCGTGGTCGCCGCCCGGGTGGAGGCCGCCCGGGAGATCCAGGTCCGGCGCGCGGCCGAGGCCGGACGTCCCGAGACCGAGGCGGCCAACGCCCGGGCGTCCGGCGACTGGCTGCAGGCCATCGCCGACCCCGAGCCCGAGGCCCGCGCCCTTCTGACCCGCGCCGCCGATGCCGCGGGCCTGACCGCCCGGGGCTGGAGCCGGGTGCTGAGGCTGGCGCGAACCCTGGCGGACCTGGACGCCGAACCGGTCGTCGCCCGCCGCCACGTGGCCGAGGCCCTGGCCTACCGGGGGGTCGGCGCCGGGGCGTGA
- a CDS encoding DUF2975 domain-containing protein, protein MRALGPGSLSSLLKAVLDLARLLLLVLLAILAAGLLYGVLAAFNPDMPFGDRVRFEGLDRIQAWAVVLARMLTATLFVAGVLVIVSRLREVFATLKAGDPFHPDNVTRLRVVAAGLAGLELVRYAVWLLGALLPPQAAPERPNLSLTAWFSILVVIVLAEVFREGARLRREAELTI, encoded by the coding sequence ATGCGAGCCCTCGGCCCGGGCTCCCTCTCTAGCCTGCTCAAGGCGGTCCTCGACCTGGCCCGCCTCCTGCTTCTCGTCCTTCTGGCGATCCTTGCGGCGGGCCTGCTCTACGGGGTCCTTGCGGCCTTCAACCCGGACATGCCCTTTGGGGACCGCGTTCGGTTCGAGGGCCTGGACAGGATCCAGGCCTGGGCGGTGGTCCTGGCCAGGATGCTCACCGCCACCTTGTTCGTTGCAGGCGTCCTTGTGATCGTGAGTCGCCTGCGCGAGGTCTTCGCCACCCTGAAGGCCGGCGATCCCTTCCACCCCGACAACGTCACCCGGCTGAGGGTGGTGGCCGCAGGCCTGGCCGGCCTGGAGCTGGTCCGCTACGCGGTCTGGCTCCTGGGAGCCCTTCTGCCGCCACAGGCGGCGCCTGAAAGACCCAACCTGTCCCTGACCGCCTGGTTCTCGATCCTCGTGGTCATCGTCCTGGCCGAGGTTTTCCGGGAGGGGGCCCGATTGCGGCGCGAGGCGGAGCTGACCATCTGA
- the grpE gene encoding nucleotide exchange factor GrpE — translation MSEDPQSPEEAPSEAQAGADGEVDGPSALEAEVAALKEQVLRYAADAENIRRRAERETNDARAYAIQKFARDLLGVADTLGRALTAPPAGEDAGVRNFVVGVEMTQKALLAAFESNGLKSVEPSAGDRFDPHLHQAMMEQESPDLAPGAVIQCLQPGYELLGRLVRPAMVVVASRGSGGAAPGGEGPGGRLDTRA, via the coding sequence ATGTCCGAGGATCCCCAGTCCCCCGAAGAGGCGCCGTCGGAGGCGCAGGCCGGCGCCGATGGCGAGGTCGATGGCCCATCCGCCCTCGAGGCCGAGGTCGCGGCGCTCAAGGAACAGGTGCTGCGCTACGCCGCGGACGCCGAGAACATCCGTCGCAGGGCCGAGCGCGAGACCAACGACGCACGGGCCTACGCCATCCAGAAGTTCGCCAGGGACCTGCTGGGGGTGGCTGACACCCTGGGCCGGGCCCTGACAGCCCCGCCCGCCGGCGAGGACGCGGGTGTGCGCAACTTCGTGGTCGGCGTCGAGATGACCCAGAAGGCCCTTCTCGCGGCCTTCGAGTCCAACGGACTGAAGTCGGTGGAGCCGTCTGCAGGGGACCGTTTCGACCCGCACCTGCACCAGGCGATGATGGAGCAGGAGAGCCCTGACCTCGCCCCCGGTGCGGTAATCCAGTGCCTGCAGCCCGGCTACGAACTGCTGGGCCGTCTTGTGCGCCCGGCCATGGTCGTGGTCGCCTCGCGGGGTTCCGGCGGCGCCGCGCCCGGCGGAGAGGGTCCGGGCGGCCGCCTGGATACCCGCGCCTGA
- the dnaN gene encoding DNA polymerase III subunit beta, whose translation MKLTIERAALLKALGHVQSAVERRNTIPILSNVLLSAERGRLSFSATDLDMEIVDEAEARVEQAGQVTAPAHTLYEIVRKLPEGAEVTLAWTGEDPRLSVSAGRSRFSLPVLPAGDFPVMSSDGLSGRVAVDVNDLIRLIDRTRFAISTEETRYYLNGLYLHTVTEGGIPRLRAVATDGHRLALAEMPAPEGSVGAPGVIVPRKTIGEARRLLDDAGESVDLAVSPQKVRFDFGAAALTSKVIDGSFPDYARVIPRDNNRVMMVDNQLFARAVDRVATISAEKSRSVRMAIEPGRMTLTVRNMEAGQAVEELEVDYDGEAFELSFNARYLLDVTDQISAEQAEFRFGGPNDPALVLDPTDPDVRYVLMPLRV comes from the coding sequence ATGAAGCTGACGATCGAGCGCGCCGCACTGCTGAAAGCCCTGGGACACGTCCAGAGCGCGGTGGAGCGCCGGAACACCATCCCGATCCTCTCCAACGTGCTGCTGTCCGCCGAGCGCGGCCGCCTCAGCTTCTCGGCCACCGACCTCGACATGGAGATCGTCGACGAGGCCGAGGCGCGGGTCGAGCAGGCCGGGCAGGTCACGGCGCCCGCCCACACCCTCTACGAGATCGTCCGCAAGCTGCCCGAGGGCGCCGAGGTCACCCTGGCCTGGACCGGCGAGGACCCGCGCCTGTCCGTCTCTGCGGGCCGCTCGCGGTTCAGCCTTCCGGTCCTGCCGGCCGGCGACTTCCCCGTCATGTCCTCCGACGGCCTGTCCGGCCGTGTGGCCGTGGACGTGAACGACCTTATCCGCCTGATCGACCGCACCCGCTTCGCCATCTCCACCGAGGAGACGCGCTACTACCTGAACGGTCTCTACCTCCACACGGTCACCGAGGGCGGGATCCCCCGCCTGCGCGCCGTCGCCACCGACGGCCACCGCCTGGCCCTCGCCGAGATGCCGGCCCCCGAAGGCTCGGTGGGCGCCCCGGGCGTCATCGTGCCCCGCAAGACCATCGGCGAGGCCCGCCGCCTGCTGGACGACGCCGGCGAGAGCGTCGACCTGGCCGTCAGCCCCCAGAAGGTGCGCTTCGACTTCGGCGCCGCGGCCCTGACCTCCAAGGTCATCGACGGCAGCTTCCCTGACTACGCCCGCGTCATTCCCCGGGACAACAACCGGGTCATGATGGTTGACAACCAGCTCTTCGCCCGGGCCGTCGACCGGGTCGCCACCATTTCGGCCGAGAAGAGCCGGTCGGTGCGCATGGCCATCGAGCCGGGCCGGATGACCCTGACGGTCCGCAACATGGAGGCGGGCCAGGCGGTCGAGGAGCTCGAAGTCGACTACGACGGCGAGGCCTTCGAGCTGTCCTTCAACGCCCGCTACCTGCTGGACGTGACGGACCAGATCAGCGCCGAGCAGGCCGAGTTCCGTTTCGGCGGTCCGAACGACCCGGCCCTGGTGCTGGATCCCACGGACCCGGACGTCCGCTACGTCCTCATGCCCCTGCGCGTCTGA
- the rph gene encoding ribonuclease PH, which translates to MTAKRPFDRAADSLRTVTLETGVNRYAEGSCLVAFGHTRVLVTASVEERVPPFLRGRGQGWVTAEYGMLPRATHTRGRREASEGKQSGRTQEIQRLIGRSLRAVVDMAALGERQISLDCDVIQADGGTRTAAITGAWVALRQATDLLVQEGMIARSPLLDQVAAVSCGVCQGVPVLDLEYEEDSNAEADANFVLTGAGDIVEIQATGEKRGFTRAEFEALFGLAEKGIGELFALQRAAAAA; encoded by the coding sequence ATGACCGCCAAGCGTCCCTTTGACCGCGCCGCCGACAGCCTGAGGACCGTGACCCTGGAGACCGGGGTGAACCGCTATGCCGAGGGCTCCTGCCTGGTCGCCTTCGGGCACACCCGGGTCCTGGTGACCGCCAGCGTCGAGGAGCGGGTTCCGCCCTTCCTTCGCGGGCGCGGCCAGGGCTGGGTGACGGCCGAGTACGGCATGCTGCCCAGGGCCACCCACACCCGCGGCCGGCGGGAGGCCTCAGAGGGCAAGCAGTCGGGACGGACCCAGGAGATCCAGCGCCTGATCGGGCGCTCCCTGCGGGCCGTGGTGGACATGGCCGCCCTGGGCGAGCGCCAGATCTCCCTGGACTGCGACGTGATCCAGGCGGATGGCGGCACGCGGACGGCGGCCATCACCGGCGCCTGGGTGGCCCTTCGCCAGGCCACCGACCTGCTGGTTCAGGAGGGGATGATCGCCCGCTCGCCCCTGCTCGACCAGGTGGCGGCGGTGTCCTGCGGGGTCTGCCAGGGCGTCCCTGTGCTGGACCTTGAATACGAGGAGGATTCCAACGCCGAGGCCGACGCCAACTTCGTCCTGACAGGGGCGGGGGATATCGTGGAGATCCAGGCCACCGGCGAGAAGCGGGGCTTCACCCGGGCCGAATTCGAGGCCCTGTTCGGCCTGGCCGAGAAGGGGATCGGAGAGCTTTTCGCCCTCCAGCGGGCGGCGGCCGCGGCCTGA
- the rsmI gene encoding 16S rRNA (cytidine(1402)-2'-O)-methyltransferase: MSRRPPPPPLSDAPLAPGLYLVATPIGNLRDITLRALDILSAADLVLAEDTRVTGKLLAAYGLSKPMARYDEHAGGRTAPRALALLEQGGRVALASDAGTPLVSDPGFPLVREAIARGLPVFAAPGPSAALAALTVSGLPAERFLFAGFLSPKSAARRRELAELAGVRATLILFEGGSRLKASLTDMAEVLGPRPAAVARELTKLHETLVRGPLDALAADPALDHPLGEVVIVIAPGREEAATADDADAALAEALTRLSPGEAASEVARALGLPRRELYRRALDLKGAG; this comes from the coding sequence ATGAGCCGCAGACCCCCGCCGCCGCCCCTGTCCGACGCCCCCCTGGCGCCCGGCCTCTACCTGGTGGCGACTCCCATCGGGAACCTGAGGGACATCACCCTGCGGGCCCTGGACATCCTGTCGGCGGCCGACCTGGTCCTGGCCGAGGACACCCGGGTGACGGGCAAGCTTCTCGCAGCCTACGGCCTGTCGAAGCCCATGGCCCGGTATGACGAGCACGCGGGCGGGCGCACGGCGCCCCGGGCCCTGGCCCTGCTGGAGCAGGGCGGGCGGGTGGCCCTCGCCTCCGACGCCGGCACCCCCCTGGTCTCGGACCCGGGCTTTCCCCTGGTCCGGGAGGCCATCGCCCGGGGCCTGCCCGTCTTCGCCGCGCCCGGCCCCTCGGCGGCCCTGGCGGCCCTGACGGTCTCGGGTCTGCCCGCCGAACGCTTCCTCTTCGCCGGCTTCCTGTCGCCGAAGTCCGCCGCCCGCCGGCGGGAGCTGGCCGAGCTGGCGGGGGTCCGCGCCACCCTCATCCTGTTCGAGGGCGGCAGCCGGCTGAAGGCGAGCCTGACAGACATGGCCGAGGTGCTGGGGCCCCGCCCCGCCGCCGTCGCGCGCGAACTGACCAAGCTGCACGAGACCCTGGTGCGCGGGCCCCTGGACGCCCTGGCCGCCGACCCGGCGCTGGACCATCCCTTGGGCGAGGTGGTGATCGTGATCGCCCCCGGCCGCGAGGAAGCCGCCACGGCGGACGACGCCGACGCGGCCCTGGCCGAGGCCCTGACGCGCCTTTCACCCGGCGAGGCGGCCTCGGAAGTCGCCCGGGCCCTGGGCCTGCCCCGGCGCGAGCTCTATCGCCGGGCCCTGGACCTGAAGGGCGCCGGATGA
- a CDS encoding YraN family protein, which yields MKAAARPWRRRLGALARSGGRRAEWVALAWLMLKGWRILGFRLKTPQAEIDILALRGPVLAVVEVKSRASLEAALEAVGPDQRDRLRRAGRTLAARRPDLAGRTVRLDLVALAPGRRPRHLADAWAGQ from the coding sequence ATGAAGGCGGCGGCCCGGCCCTGGCGGCGCAGGCTGGGGGCCCTGGCCCGGTCCGGCGGCCGCCGGGCCGAGTGGGTGGCCCTGGCCTGGCTCATGCTGAAGGGCTGGCGGATCCTGGGCTTCCGGTTGAAGACCCCCCAGGCCGAGATCGACATCCTGGCCCTGCGCGGACCCGTCCTGGCGGTGGTGGAGGTCAAGTCCCGCGCCAGCCTGGAGGCGGCGCTGGAAGCCGTGGGTCCCGACCAGAGGGACCGGCTGAGGCGGGCGGGGCGGACCCTGGCCGCCCGCAGGCCGGACCTCGCCGGCCGGACCGTGCGCCTGGACCTGGTGGCCCTGGCCCCCGGGCGTCGCCCCCGCCACCTGGCCGACGCCTGGGCGGGGCAGTAA
- the rdgB gene encoding RdgB/HAM1 family non-canonical purine NTP pyrophosphatase, which translates to MAIRLEAGARLVVATHNPGKARELAEILEGRYRLVTAGELGLSEPEETEATFTGNALLKARAAAMASGLPALADDSGLSVAGLDGAPGVLSARWAGPGKDFAPAMARIERELAERGADSPRAYFTCALALAWPDDLAVVAEGRIDGDLVFPPRGDRGFGYDPIFRPDGHDLTFGEMDPAAKDAMSHRARAFSRLKAALA; encoded by the coding sequence ATGGCGATCAGACTTGAGGCCGGGGCGCGCCTGGTGGTGGCGACCCACAATCCGGGCAAGGCCCGGGAGCTGGCCGAGATCCTCGAGGGCCGCTACCGGCTGGTCACCGCCGGCGAGCTGGGCCTCTCCGAGCCCGAGGAGACCGAAGCGACCTTCACCGGCAACGCCCTCCTGAAGGCCCGCGCGGCGGCCATGGCCAGCGGCCTGCCCGCCCTGGCGGACGATTCCGGCCTGTCCGTCGCGGGACTGGACGGGGCGCCGGGCGTCCTGTCGGCCCGCTGGGCCGGCCCGGGCAAGGACTTCGCCCCCGCCATGGCGCGGATCGAGCGGGAACTGGCCGAGCGCGGCGCGGACAGCCCGCGCGCCTATTTCACCTGCGCCCTGGCCCTGGCCTGGCCTGACGACCTGGCGGTGGTGGCCGAGGGCCGGATCGACGGCGACCTGGTCTTTCCGCCCCGGGGCGACCGGGGCTTCGGCTACGACCCCATCTTCCGGCCCGATGGCCACGACCTGACCTTCGGCGAGATGGATCCCGCCGCCAAGGACGCCATGAGCCACCGGGCCCGGGCCTTTTCACGCCTGAAGGCGGCCCTGGCTTGA
- the gshB gene encoding glutathione synthase, which yields MKLNVAVQMDPLEHIRIQGDSTFAMMLEAQDRGHDLFVYTPDRLALEGGRLMARGRSVRVKDVQDEHAAFGPWEQRDLSEADVVLLRQDPPFDMAYITTTHFLDAIHPKTLVVNNPAEVRNAPEKLYVTTFPGVQPPTLITSDVEALYDFRARHGDIVLKPLYGGGGSGVARLLADDPNLDALLDLHRMIGREPVIAQKFIPAVTKGDKRILLVDGEPVGAINRVPAPGQIRSNLAVGGRADAVELTARDLELCAIIGPQLRARGLLFVGVDVIGDYLTEINVTSPTGARALKRLSGIDAITALWDVIETKRAGG from the coding sequence ATGAAGCTGAACGTCGCCGTCCAGATGGACCCGCTGGAGCATATCCGCATCCAGGGAGACTCCACCTTCGCGATGATGCTGGAGGCCCAGGACCGGGGCCACGACCTCTTCGTCTACACGCCGGACCGCCTGGCCCTGGAAGGCGGACGCCTGATGGCCCGCGGCCGGTCCGTCCGGGTGAAGGACGTCCAGGACGAGCACGCCGCCTTCGGTCCATGGGAACAGCGCGACCTTTCAGAGGCCGACGTGGTCCTGCTGCGCCAGGACCCGCCCTTCGACATGGCCTACATCACCACCACCCACTTCCTGGACGCCATCCACCCCAAGACCCTGGTGGTGAACAACCCGGCCGAGGTGCGTAACGCCCCGGAGAAACTGTACGTCACCACCTTCCCGGGGGTGCAGCCGCCGACCCTGATCACTTCGGATGTCGAGGCCCTCTACGACTTCCGCGCCCGGCATGGGGACATCGTGCTCAAGCCCCTCTACGGCGGCGGCGGCTCGGGCGTGGCCCGCCTGCTGGCGGACGACCCCAACCTTGACGCCCTCCTGGACCTGCACCGGATGATCGGCCGCGAGCCGGTGATCGCCCAGAAGTTCATCCCGGCGGTGACCAAGGGGGACAAGCGCATCCTGCTGGTGGACGGCGAGCCCGTCGGCGCCATCAACCGCGTGCCGGCGCCCGGGCAGATCCGCTCGAACCTGGCCGTGGGCGGCCGGGCCGACGCCGTGGAGCTGACCGCCAGGGACCTGGAGCTCTGCGCCATCATCGGCCCGCAGCTGAGGGCCCGGGGCCTCCTGTTCGTCGGCGTCGACGTGATCGGCGACTACCTGACCGAGATCAACGTCACCTCCCCCACCGGCGCGCGCGCCCTGAAGCGCCTGTCGGGCATCGACGCCATCACCGCGCTCTGGGACGTGATCGAGACGAAGCGCGCCGGCGGCTGA
- the hrcA gene encoding heat-inducible transcriptional repressor HrcA, protein MTGQFLPRGPTLAELDNRAREIFRRVVETYLETGEPVGSRTLSRGGVQLSPASIRNTMQDLTELGLLGAPHISAGRLPTHAGLRLFVDGLMEVGDVGDSERREIEQRLAGRGRSFEDMLNEASSLLSGLAGGAGIVVAPMREAGVKHVEFVALGVDQALAVVVFEDGAVENRLMQLAAGVTPSSLQEASNFLNVRMRGKTLAEAGQDIRSELDHARRQLDVAAARLVEEGLAVWGGGEGRDRALIVRGRANLLADRETLEDLERVRMLFDDLEQKEQLIGLLDGVREAQGVRIFIGAETRLFSLSGSAVIAAPYMSGQKKLLGAIGVIGPTRLNYARVIPLVDYTARVLSQMAGV, encoded by the coding sequence GTGACCGGCCAGTTCCTCCCGCGGGGTCCGACCCTCGCCGAACTCGACAACCGCGCCCGCGAAATCTTCCGCCGGGTCGTAGAGACCTATCTCGAGACCGGCGAGCCCGTGGGGTCGCGCACCCTGTCCCGGGGCGGCGTCCAGCTGTCCCCCGCCTCCATCCGCAACACCATGCAGGACCTTACGGAGCTGGGTCTGCTCGGCGCTCCGCACATCAGCGCCGGCCGCCTGCCGACCCATGCGGGCCTCCGGCTCTTCGTCGACGGCCTGATGGAGGTGGGCGATGTCGGCGACAGCGAGCGCCGGGAGATCGAACAGCGGCTGGCCGGCCGCGGCCGGTCCTTCGAAGACATGCTGAACGAGGCCTCGTCCCTCCTCTCCGGCCTGGCGGGCGGCGCCGGCATCGTCGTGGCCCCCATGCGCGAGGCCGGCGTCAAGCACGTGGAGTTCGTCGCCCTGGGCGTCGACCAGGCCCTGGCCGTGGTGGTGTTCGAGGACGGCGCCGTCGAGAACCGGCTGATGCAGCTGGCCGCCGGGGTCACGCCCTCGTCCCTCCAGGAGGCGTCGAACTTCCTCAACGTCCGGATGCGCGGCAAGACCCTGGCCGAGGCCGGACAGGACATCCGCTCCGAGCTCGACCACGCCCGGCGCCAGCTGGATGTCGCCGCCGCCCGCCTCGTCGAGGAGGGGCTGGCGGTCTGGGGCGGCGGCGAGGGGCGTGACCGCGCCCTGATCGTCCGCGGCCGCGCCAACCTCCTGGCCGACCGCGAAACCCTCGAGGACCTCGAGCGGGTGCGGATGCTGTTTGACGACCTGGAGCAGAAGGAACAGCTGATCGGCCTTCTGGACGGGGTGCGCGAGGCCCAGGGCGTGCGCATCTTCATCGGCGCCGAGACGCGCCTTTTCTCGCTTTCCGGTTCCGCGGTCATTGCGGCGCCCTATATGTCGGGCCAGAAGAAGCTGCTTGGAGCCATCGGCGTGATCGGCCCAACGCGGCTGAACTATGCGCGGGTCATTCCCCTGGTCGACTACACCGCCAGGGTCCTGTCCCAGATGGCCGGCGTCTGA
- the hemW gene encoding radical SAM family heme chaperone HemW, with the protein MTPDPDAAGFGVYVHWPYCARICPYCDFNVHRDRRPGEAAELARAIVDDLARRAATTGPRRLGSIFLGGGTPSLMPPEAVAEVIEACRRRWEASPDLEVSLEANPTDAEAGRFAALADAGVNRLSLGLQSLEDEALVQLGRNHDAAAGRRATEAALAVFSRVSIDLIYARPGQTPQAWAAELDAALDLGAGHVSPYQLTIEPGTAFERAVRRGRLVPPDDSGAADLWDVTQDRLSAAGFEAYEVSNHARTPADRSRHNLTYWRGGDWLGVGPGAHGRLTLDGVRRGQVCAARPADYIAAVARGEGEGEAEVLPAPEAAVERVLSGLRLAEGVPFRELSVLGLSPGHPEVRDLAEAGLLAADPDRLRVTAYGRRLLDAVLERLLAR; encoded by the coding sequence TTGACCCCCGACCCCGACGCGGCGGGCTTTGGCGTCTACGTCCACTGGCCCTACTGCGCCCGGATCTGCCCCTACTGTGACTTCAACGTCCACCGTGACAGGCGTCCCGGCGAGGCGGCCGAGCTGGCCCGGGCGATCGTCGACGACCTGGCCCGGCGGGCCGCGACCACGGGGCCGCGGCGGCTGGGCTCGATCTTCCTTGGCGGCGGCACGCCCTCGCTGATGCCGCCCGAGGCCGTGGCGGAGGTCATCGAGGCCTGCCGGCGGCGCTGGGAGGCCAGCCCGGACCTTGAGGTGAGCCTGGAAGCGAACCCGACGGACGCCGAGGCCGGGCGGTTCGCCGCCCTGGCTGACGCCGGGGTCAACCGCCTGTCCCTGGGCCTGCAGTCCCTGGAGGACGAGGCCCTGGTCCAGCTGGGCCGCAACCACGATGCGGCGGCCGGACGGCGGGCGACGGAGGCGGCCCTGGCGGTCTTTTCCAGGGTCTCCATCGACTTGATCTACGCCCGGCCTGGCCAGACGCCGCAGGCCTGGGCGGCGGAGCTGGATGCGGCCCTCGACCTGGGCGCCGGCCATGTCTCGCCCTACCAGCTGACCATCGAGCCGGGGACGGCCTTCGAGCGGGCGGTGCGCCGCGGGCGGCTGGTCCCGCCCGACGATTCCGGCGCCGCGGACCTTTGGGACGTGACGCAGGACCGGCTGTCCGCCGCAGGCTTCGAGGCCTACGAGGTTTCCAACCACGCCCGCACCCCCGCCGACCGGTCCCGGCACAACCTGACCTACTGGCGGGGCGGCGACTGGCTGGGCGTCGGGCCGGGGGCGCACGGGCGGCTCACACTGGACGGGGTGCGGCGGGGGCAGGTCTGCGCAGCACGTCCCGCCGACTACATCGCCGCCGTCGCCCGGGGCGAGGGCGAGGGGGAGGCCGAGGTCCTCCCGGCGCCAGAGGCCGCCGTGGAGCGGGTCCTCTCCGGCCTGCGGCTGGCCGAGGGCGTCCCTTTCCGGGAGCTGTCCGTCCTTGGCCTGTCGCCCGGACACCCCGAGGTGCGCGACCTGGCCGAAGCGGGCCTTCTGGCCGCCGACCCGGACCGGCTGAGAGTCACCGCATACGGCCGCCGCCTGCTCGACGCCGTGCTGGAGCGCCTGCTGGCCCGCTGA